CTTTCTAATTGCACCAAGTGCTAAAATACCTACTTGTGGCTGATTAATTATTGGGGTTCCAAATACACTACCAAAAGTACCAACATTGGTAACCGTATACGTACCGCCTTGTACCTCATCTGGTTTTAAGGCATTGTTCCTAGAACGATTTGCCAAGTCGTTTACTACCTTAGCGATACCGGTAAGATTCAACTGGTCGGCATTTTTTATAACAGGAACTATTAGGTTACCATCTGGTAATGCAGCAGCCATACCTATATTAATATTTTTCTTTTTAATAACTGTATCGCCATCTACAGAAATATTCATCATCGGATATTTCTTTAGCGCCTTGGCAACAGCTTCCATAAATATTGGTGTGAACGTAAATTTCTCCCCTTCACTTTTGAAGAATGCATCTTTTATCTTATTACGCCACGTAACAATATTGGTTACATCCACTTCTATAAAACTTTGAACGTGTGCAGATGTCGAAATACTATCGTTCATATGCTTGGCAATCAACTTGCCCATTCTAGTCATGGGTATCACCTCATCGCCACGAGAAACCTGCATTTTAGGTTTTTCAGGTGCCGGCGTATTTGCTTTAGAAACTGGCGGCGCTGAATTTACAGCTACTGTAGGTTCTGGTTCAGCCACTTTTACAGGAGCTGCAACTGGTTGTGGCGCTTCTACCCTATCTTGAACTACTACTTTTTCTGGAGCGGCAACTTGCTGAGCAGGCTTACTAGCCCCGGTTTTAACGTAGCTTAAAATATCATCTTTAGTAACTCTACCATCTTTTCCTGTACCCGATATCGTTTCAAGCACATCAAAAGAAATACCTTCTTCTTTTGCTATGTTTTTAACTAACGGAGAATAGAAACGATCAGAGCTTCCATTTAACTGAACGGTTGAAGTTTCTGCTCTAGCATGTACCACAGCTGATTCTGCTGCAGCTACCATTTCTTCAAGTACCGGTTCTGGTTCTTCAACTACATTAGATGTATTCGAAACATCAGCTACATCTACATTACCATCAATCTGAATAATCGCTACTGTTTGCCCAACTTTGACAATATCATCTACATAAAAGCATTTTTCAATTAAAACGCCATCTACCTCACTAGGCACTTCACTATCAACCTTATCTGTAGCAATTTCAAAAATGGCTTCGTCCATTTCAATCGTATCACCTACCTCTTTTAACCATGACGTTAATGTTGCTTCTGCAACACTCTCTCCCATACGTGGTAGTTTCAATTCAAATTTTGACATATCGATAATTTAAAGCTTGTTTTGTTTATATTTTTTGCAAAAATAATAAAATAAATACCTTTTTATTGACATTTACATGAAATTCAAGAACTAATCTTGCCTCAAAGAGCCTTCAAACGGTACTCTATTCAAAATACTTCTCCCTAAAGTAACCTCATCTGCATATTCCAATTCATCACCAACGGCAATACCTCTTGCTATTGTAGAGGTTTTTACCTCCAAACCTTCTATCTGCCTGAAGATATAAAAATTGGTAGTATCACCTTCCATGGTAGAACTCAACGCAAAAATAAGCTCCTTTATTACGCCTTTTCTCACTTTATCTACCAAGGTTCCTATTTTCAAATTCTGCGGACCAATGCCTTCCATAGGAGATATTTTACCACCAAGAACATGGTACTTTCCTCTAAATTGACCTGTATTCTCAATTGCCATAACATCTCTAATATCTTCAACAACACATACCAATGCACTATCTCTTTTAGGATTGGCACATATTTCACACATTGTAGTATCTGAAATATTATGGCAATTTTCACAAAACTGTATTTTACCTCTTAAATCTACCAAAGACGTAGAAAGATTTTCTGTACGTTGTTCTGGCTGCTTTAATAAATGTAATACCAAACGTAATGCGGTACGCTTACCAATACCTGGTAATTGCGAAACTTCATACACTGCGTTTTCTAATAATTTTGATGAAAAATCCATAGGCTATTATGGGTATAAATTTACGATTAAACTTGAAATGCTAATCGTATAGTTTTCATAAAATTTAACTAAACATTATATACTGACGAATTGAATTAAATTTTATTTCAGTGAATAATACCTTTGTACCCATTTTTTTAAACCTACCTATCTCATCTCTTTGCCAAACGTCATTTAACTTTTTGTACTTTGCCGCAAAATTTTAAACCATGAACGCCTCTCATATTTTACTTTTAATCTCTGGCTACTTTGTTTTGCTGTTGATTATTTCATATTTCACCGGCAAAAATGATTCTAACGAAGATTTTTTTAAGGCAGGTAAACAGTCGCCATGGTATTTAGTAGCATTTGGTATGGTGGGTGCCTCTTTATCTGGAGTAACCTTCATTTCTGTACCGGGTTGGGTAAAGGCTTCTGAATTCAGTTACATGCAGGTTGTTTTTGGGTACTTTCTAGGGTATATGGTTACCGCATTTGTATTACTCCCTATTTATTATAAACAAAATGTCACCTCTATTTATCAGTACTTAGATGATAGATTTGGTTTTGTAAGTTATAAAGTGGGCGCCATTTCATTTTTCATCTCAAGAGTTCTTGGCGCTGCTTTTCGTTTATTTCTGGTAGCTATTGTTCTTCAACAATTTGTGTTCGATGCCTGGAACGTTCCTTTTGAAATTACAGTTATTCTATCCATCTTACTAATTTGGATTTATACTTTTAAAGGTGGAATTAAAACAATTGTTTGGACCGACACCTTGCAAACCCTATTTATGTTAGTTTCTGTGGGGCTATCCATTTATTTTATATTGGATAAAATGGACTGGACTTTCATGGAGTTTCTAAACTCTCCGGAATTAGGTGAGTACAGCAAGACCTTTTTCACTGACGATCTTTCTTCTAAAAACCATTTGGTAAAATCGTTTTTAGGTGGAATGTTCATTACTATTTGCATGACGGGACTTGATCAAGATATGATGCAAAAAAACCTGACGTGCAGAAATCTAGGTGAAGCTCAAAAAAATATGGTCAGCTTCAGTATTGTATTAGTTGTTGTTACTTTCGTTTTTATGCTTCTTGGTGCATTGTTGTTTATTTATGCAGACGCACACAATATACCTCTGCCACTTATGGACGGATCGCCGAAATCTGATTTACTATTTCCAGAGATAGCATTAAACAGTGGCTTAGGCATAACAGTTGCCGTTACCTTTATGCTAGGTTTAATTGCAGCTGCATACAGCAGCGCAGACAGCGCCCTTACATCATTAACCACATCATTTTGTATAGATTTTCTTAATACCGAGAAGAAATCAGAACATGTAGCAAAAAAGACCCGTAGAATTACACACATTGGTATGAGCATCCTGTTAATTCTAGTGGTCATCTCTTTTAAATATATATTGGATAAAAATGTAATTGATGGATTATTAACGGTAGCCTCATATACCTACGGACCGTTGCTAGGATTATTCTCTTTCGGAATTTTTACAACACATCAAATAAAAGACAAATATGTATGGATGGTTGCGCTAGTTTGTGTGTCAATAATTCTCATTTTAGCGAAGTTACCAAGTGATTATTTTGGTGGTTACATCTTCGGATATGAGCTTTTACCGTTGAATGGTCTGCTAACCTTTGTAGGATTATGGCTCATTCGTAAAAAAAAGACAACCGCCAAAATTACCGATATCACTTAATATTGACCCGTACTTAAAAGTACTAAAGTACATGCAACATCAACCTCTATACCATTATTTTCCAGTAGTTTATATAATTCAGGGTTTTCTGTTCCAGGATTAAAAATTACTCTTTTTGGAGCTAAAGAAATTATACTGTTATAATATTCTTCTTGTCTTTTTGGATTTATATATAGCGTAATTGTATGAATATCACTAATTTTGTCTAAATTATTGCTGATATTGACTCCTGAAACCTCACCTTCTCTTAATCCATAAGCTAAGGTTTCAACCCCCGAATCAACCAGTCTATGTATCACTAAATTGCTATATCGATTTGGTTTTAACGAGGCTCCGAACACTAGGGTCTTTTTCATGATAAAAAAATGTTAAAAGAGCACTAATATGTAACTAATCGGACAATATTTCGTCTATTAGTAAAGTTAGATACTCTTACGAGTTAAAAATATTGTTGGTAACGCTATATGTTTATAGTTAATGGTTAGTGTTTAGTATAGCCTATCAGCATTTGAAACCCGACTTCCAATTCATTTTGGAATGTTCGGGTTTCTTCTTTTTAAAACTATCCTAAACATACTATATACTCTAAAAAATATTGAATAAGAGATTATTACCTATTTCTAGTAACAATAGAACCTTAATTGCGTCTATTACTTTATATAGGGATATTTAATAAAGAAGATTGGTTGGTTTTTTCTTATTGAGTAAAACTATATAGCACCCATAGCTAAAACTATGGGTGCTTTTTTATTACCATCTAATGATGACACTGCCCCAGGTAAAACCACTACCAAATGCAGCTAAAACTACTAAGTCTCCACTTTTCACCTTACCTTCTTCCCATGCCTCTGTAAGTGCTATTGGAATAGATGCGGCTGTAGTGTTACCATATTTCATAATATTATTGAAAACCTGGTCATCACTAAGTTGAAATTTCTTTTGAATAAATTGAGATATTCTCAAGTTCGCTTGATGCGGAACCAATAAATCAATATCAGTGGCATTCAATTTATTTTTCTCCAAACCTTCTACAATAACCTCACTGAAACGAACAACTGCATTTTTAAATACAAATTGACCATTCATGTGCGGATAGTAAGATTCGTCATTAGGATCGTTATCTTCAATGATATCTGTAACCCATCTATTACCCATACCAGGTGCAATCAAAGAAAGTTCTTCTGCATGCTGACCTTCTGAATGTAAATGTGTAGATAAGATTCCTATTGTAGTATCTTCTTCTCTAGTTAATACTGCCGCACCGGCACCATCACCAAATATTACAGAAACTCCCCTTCCCCTTGTGGTCATATCTAACCCATGAGAATGAAGCTCTGATCCTATAACAAGTACATTTTTATACATACCCGTTTTTATATACTGATCTGCAATAGAAATGGCATATACAAAACCAGAACATTGATTACGTACATCTAACGCACCAACAGTTTTAATACCTAAATCTCTCTGAACCAATACACCAGGACCAGGGAAATAATAATCAGGACTCAAAGTAGCAAAAACGATAAAATCGATATCGTCTTTATCAATACCCGCTCTTTCAATTGCAATTTTTGCAGCTTTTACACCCATAGTTGTGGTGGTGTCTCCATCACCGTTAACTACATGTCTTCTTTCTTTTATGCCGGTACGTTCTTGGATCCAAGCATCATTTGTTTCCATCACCTTAGACAAATCATCATTTGTCACTACGTTATCAGGTACATAATGACCTAAGCCAATTATTTTTGAATTATACATAGTAATATTTTAATCCTGATAAAGCTCAGGTAGAATTAGTGTTGCAATATAAACAACTATTAAGAATTCTATTTGAAAATATAACAATCATCTTTTTTTAAGAATGAGTGTATAATTAGTTTTTCAAATATTTCTTGTAATCGTTTACTTTAATATTTGCCTTTAAATCATGAAGAAGATTGTAAAGACCAAAAAAGGTACGGTTCATATACAAAAAGTGCTTTGAACCTCTATTACCGTTCATTTTTCTTATTTGCTTATCTGAAGAAAATTGTTCTCCTAACGCCGCAATTTTACTCCAAAACACCTCATCGCCAAAATCAAAATCTTCATTGTGAAATGGTGATGTAAATAAACTTAACAATTGATGAAATATCGATTTGAAAAATAATATTTCTTCTGGTGTATCTGTAGTCATCAGTATTTCAAGCTCATATAGCTTTTCTGTAAACTTCTCATCATCTGAAATCACCTCTGGTCTTGCCAATTCAAAATACGGGACATAAAAGGAATCTGGCACCTCTTTAATACATCCAAAGTCAATAGCAATAAGCTCTTCATTACCATTCACCAAGAAATTACCAGGGTGTGGATCGGCATGAACTTTTCTCAACCCATGAATTTGAAACATATAGAAATCCCATAATGCTTGACCCAATTTATCTCCGGTAGCTTGAGAAAAACCAGTTTTTGTAAATTCGCTTAAATGCTTACCCGTCATCCAGTCCATCGTAATAATACGCGCACTTGATAGCTCTGTGTAATACGTTGGAAAATTGATATTCGGTATTACCGCACATGCTTCTGTAATCTCTTTACTTTGCGCTACTTCTAATATATAATCTGTCTCTTCAATTAATTTATTTTCAACTTCCTTGAAATATTTATCTGAATCTTTTCCTTTAAGATTGAACATACGAATTGCAATAGGCTTCACAATTGCCAAATCGCTACTTATACTTTGCGCTACACCTGGGTACTGAATTTTTACCGCTAAGTTTTTACCATCTTTAGTAGCTTTATGCACTTGCCCAATACTAGCTGCGTTTATAGAATCTTTATCAAAAGTGTCAAAAACCTCTTCTGGATACTTATCTAAATATTTTTTAAATGTTTTTCTAACCAGCGGCGCAGATAATGGGGGAACCGAAAATTGAGATAATGAAAACTTCTCTACATAGGCATTAGGCAGTAGATTCTTTTCCATACTTAACATCTGGGCAACTTTAAGAGCACTACCCTTCAAAGATTTTAATCCGTCATATATATCTGCAGCATTATCTTCGTTCAACTCATCTTTTGTAGTGTCTGGATTGATAATTTTTTTACCCAAATACTTGGCATAATTACCACCAATTTTAGCTCCGGTTTTCACAAGCTTGCTTGCACGCTCTATTTTTCCGGTAGGTATCTTATCAAGTGTTTTCAAATCGTAGGGGTTAGATTAAGCAAAGGTTTCTTTGTACAGAAATTTCCCAAAGTCTAGAATATTCTCTAGAGGAGTGTTATCAAATACATCGAAAATGGTATTAACAGATTTTTCAATTGCAACATCTGTTTTTTCAAATGCCGCAGAATCATCAGATTTCCAAAAATTCATTAAAAACATAGTCTGTAACCATGCTCCTTCTGAAAACAATTGCGGATTGTGTTTCGTAATTTTTGAACTCTTATTCGCATTACCATCTGCAATCAAGCCTTTAGAAAACTCTTTTATATTTTTTCTAAGTCCTTTTAATTGTTCCAAATTTTTAAACGGACCAGAAGAGCTATCCATTATAAATAAAACATAGCTTCTATTCAATGTCAATACTTCAAAGAAAGTATAGAAAAACGTAAGCATCTTATCTCTATTCGTAAACTCTTGATACTCCTTATTTTTCTCTATTACACTAACTGTATTTGTATAAAAAGTATCCCAAATGCCTTTCTTGATAGCATCTATAGATCCAAAATGGAGATAAAAATCTGATTCTTCAATAGCATTTACTTTACAAAACTTATAAACCGTTTTAGGTACTTGTTCGTTTTCTAAAACGTAGTCCATAAACATTGTAATAATCGTCTCTTTCGTTACTTTTTTAGCTTTTGTGGCCATATCGAATTATTTTTATATAAGGTACGATGCAGATTTCATAGTTAGCCGTTTTCATAGAACATTAGCTTTTATTTAGCAAAAACGTGCTATTTAAAAATAGCACGTTTTCAAAACAACCTAACCAATAAATAATCAACATGTGATTATGCTTAAAATTCTTTCTCATAGCACTTTTTCATAATCACACTACAAATATACATTATGTTTAACTTTTTTCAATATTTCATAAACAAAAATATTTGTTAAACTTTTAAAGGCAGTAAACTGTCAGTTTGTCACAATAAGCTATTGTGGTATTTTTTTTGACCAATAGCAACGAACAATCATTATTAATAATGGCCGCACTAACTGTGGCATAAAAAATATAAAAATGGCAACAGGTAAAATTAATGTGTCCGTAGACAACATTTTTCCACTGATCAAGAAGTTCTTGTACAGTGATCATGAAATTTTTCTAAGAGAGTTAATTTCAAATGCAACCGATGCAACCTTAAAAATGAAGCACTTGACCACTATTGGCGAGGCTAAGGTTGAATATGGCAACCCTATTATAGAGGTTAAAGTTGATAAAGAAGGAAAGAAACTGCATATCATTGACCAAGGTCTTGGTATGACAGAAGAAGAAGTTAAGAAGTATATTAACGA
Above is a window of Maribacter aquivivus DNA encoding:
- a CDS encoding 3-oxoacyl-ACP synthase III family protein gives rise to the protein MYNSKIIGLGHYVPDNVVTNDDLSKVMETNDAWIQERTGIKERRHVVNGDGDTTTTMGVKAAKIAIERAGIDKDDIDFIVFATLSPDYYFPGPGVLVQRDLGIKTVGALDVRNQCSGFVYAISIADQYIKTGMYKNVLVIGSELHSHGLDMTTRGRGVSVIFGDGAGAAVLTREEDTTIGILSTHLHSEGQHAEELSLIAPGMGNRWVTDIIEDNDPNDESYYPHMNGQFVFKNAVVRFSEVIVEGLEKNKLNATDIDLLVPHQANLRISQFIQKKFQLSDDQVFNNIMKYGNTTAASIPIALTEAWEEGKVKSGDLVVLAAFGSGFTWGSVIIRW
- a CDS encoding dihydrolipoamide acetyltransferase family protein, producing MSKFELKLPRMGESVAEATLTSWLKEVGDTIEMDEAIFEIATDKVDSEVPSEVDGVLIEKCFYVDDIVKVGQTVAIIQIDGNVDVADVSNTSNVVEEPEPVLEEMVAAAESAVVHARAETSTVQLNGSSDRFYSPLVKNIAKEEGISFDVLETISGTGKDGRVTKDDILSYVKTGASKPAQQVAAPEKVVVQDRVEAPQPVAAPVKVAEPEPTVAVNSAPPVSKANTPAPEKPKMQVSRGDEVIPMTRMGKLIAKHMNDSISTSAHVQSFIEVDVTNIVTWRNKIKDAFFKSEGEKFTFTPIFMEAVAKALKKYPMMNISVDGDTVIKKKNINIGMAAALPDGNLIVPVIKNADQLNLTGIAKVVNDLANRSRNNALKPDEVQGGTYTVTNVGTFGSVFGTPIINQPQVGILALGAIRKIPSVIETSEGDVIAIRSKMYLSHSYDHRVVNGALGSMFAKAVADYLEGWDVNREV
- a CDS encoding TetR family transcriptional regulator C-terminal domain-containing protein, with the protein product MATKAKKVTKETIITMFMDYVLENEQVPKTVYKFCKVNAIEESDFYLHFGSIDAIKKGIWDTFYTNTVSVIEKNKEYQEFTNRDKMLTFFYTFFEVLTLNRSYVLFIMDSSSGPFKNLEQLKGLRKNIKEFSKGLIADGNANKSSKITKHNPQLFSEGAWLQTMFLMNFWKSDDSAAFEKTDVAIEKSVNTIFDVFDNTPLENILDFGKFLYKETFA
- a CDS encoding ABC1 kinase family protein, which codes for MKTLDKIPTGKIERASKLVKTGAKIGGNYAKYLGKKIINPDTTKDELNEDNAADIYDGLKSLKGSALKVAQMLSMEKNLLPNAYVEKFSLSQFSVPPLSAPLVRKTFKKYLDKYPEEVFDTFDKDSINAASIGQVHKATKDGKNLAVKIQYPGVAQSISSDLAIVKPIAIRMFNLKGKDSDKYFKEVENKLIEETDYILEVAQSKEITEACAVIPNINFPTYYTELSSARIITMDWMTGKHLSEFTKTGFSQATGDKLGQALWDFYMFQIHGLRKVHADPHPGNFLVNGNEELIAIDFGCIKEVPDSFYVPYFELARPEVISDDEKFTEKLYELEILMTTDTPEEILFFKSIFHQLLSLFTSPFHNEDFDFGDEVFWSKIAALGEQFSSDKQIRKMNGNRGSKHFLYMNRTFFGLYNLLHDLKANIKVNDYKKYLKN
- the recR gene encoding recombination mediator RecR: MDFSSKLLENAVYEVSQLPGIGKRTALRLVLHLLKQPEQRTENLSTSLVDLRGKIQFCENCHNISDTTMCEICANPKRDSALVCVVEDIRDVMAIENTGQFRGKYHVLGGKISPMEGIGPQNLKIGTLVDKVRKGVIKELIFALSSTMEGDTTNFYIFRQIEGLEVKTSTIARGIAVGDELEYADEVTLGRSILNRVPFEGSLRQD
- a CDS encoding sodium:solute symporter → MNASHILLLISGYFVLLLIISYFTGKNDSNEDFFKAGKQSPWYLVAFGMVGASLSGVTFISVPGWVKASEFSYMQVVFGYFLGYMVTAFVLLPIYYKQNVTSIYQYLDDRFGFVSYKVGAISFFISRVLGAAFRLFLVAIVLQQFVFDAWNVPFEITVILSILLIWIYTFKGGIKTIVWTDTLQTLFMLVSVGLSIYFILDKMDWTFMEFLNSPELGEYSKTFFTDDLSSKNHLVKSFLGGMFITICMTGLDQDMMQKNLTCRNLGEAQKNMVSFSIVLVVVTFVFMLLGALLFIYADAHNIPLPLMDGSPKSDLLFPEIALNSGLGITVAVTFMLGLIAAAYSSADSALTSLTTSFCIDFLNTEKKSEHVAKKTRRITHIGMSILLILVVISFKYILDKNVIDGLLTVASYTYGPLLGLFSFGIFTTHQIKDKYVWMVALVCVSIILILAKLPSDYFGGYIFGYELLPLNGLLTFVGLWLIRKKKTTAKITDIT
- a CDS encoding CoA-binding protein — translated: MKKTLVFGASLKPNRYSNLVIHRLVDSGVETLAYGLREGEVSGVNISNNLDKISDIHTITLYINPKRQEEYYNSIISLAPKRVIFNPGTENPELYKLLENNGIEVDVACTLVLLSTGQY